Within the Achromobacter spanius genome, the region CTGCCTTCGTATCGGCCTATGCCATGCATGGCCAGATGATTGGCGGCCACCTTCGCCTGCTCGAACAAGGGCGCGACCAGGCCATAGGCCGTGCCACGATGGCTGACGCATTCGCCCACCGCGTAGATGCGCGGGTCATAGGTCTGCAAGGTATCGGTCACCACGATGCCGCGATCCACCCGCAAGCCGCAGCTTTCCGCCAGCGCCGTATTCGGCCGCACGCCCACCGCCATCACCACCAGGTCCGCTGGCACTTCCGCGCCATCCGCAAACCGCAGCGCGCGCACGCGTCCATCGTCGCCCGCGACGATCTCGCGGGTCTGGCGTTGCAGCAGGAAAGTCAGGCCGCGCGCCTCCAGGCTGCGCCGCAACAGCGCGGCCGCTTCAAGATCCAACTGGCGGTCCAGCAATGCCGCGCCCAGATGCACCACCGATACGTTCATGCCTCGGGCGGCCAGGCCATTGGCGGCTTCCAGGCCCAGCAACCCGCCGCCGATCACCACCGCGTTGCGGTAGCGCGACGACGCCTCGATCATCCGGTTCACATCGTCGATATCGCGAAACGCGACCACGCCGTCCAGGTCGTGGCCCGGCACCGGCAGGATGGTCGGGTTCGACCCCGTGGCCAGCAGCAGGCGGTCATAGGCGGCTTCGGTGCCATCGTCGCAATGCACTCGGCGGCGCCCCCGATCCACCCGCGTGACCTTGCGGTTGCACAGCAGCCGGATGCCGTGCCGCGCATACCAGGCTTCATCGTTCAGCATGATGTCCTGCAAGGTCTGCTCCCCGGTCAGCACCGGGGACAGCAGGATGCGGTTGTAGTTGGTGTAGGGCTCGGCGCCGATCACCGTGATGTCGTAGAGCTCGGGCGCCTGCGCCAGCAGCTCTTCCACCGTGCGGATACCGGCCATGCCGTTGCCCACCACCACCAGCCTGGGCTTGGCGCCCGTGTTGGGTGTCGTCGCGCCCATGTGCTCTCCTGTGCCGCCGTTCAGGCGACGGCGCGAACGGCGTCGTCGCGGGATTCCAAGGCCTCGGCTTCGCGTTCCAGTTCGGCGTTGATATCAGCGGCGGCTTGCGAACGTTCCGGGTTGCCATGGCGGCGATGCAGGAAGTCCACGACCGACGCGCGGCAGGCCAGATACATGGCGTCGTTGGCCAGCCGCACGCGGTCACGCGGGCGCGGCAAAGGCACGGACAGGATGTCGCCAATGGTGGCGGCCGGGCCGTTGGTCAGCATGACGATGCGGTCGGACAGCAGCACGGCCTCGTCCACGTCGTGCGTGACCATGATGGTGGTGGTGCGCGTCTTGGCCACGATCTTCAGCAGCTCGTCCTGCAGATGCGCGCGCGTCAACGCATCCAACGCGCCAAAGGGTTCGTCCATGAGCAGCACGCCGGGCTCAATGGCCAAGGCGCGCGCGATGCCCACGCGCTGCTTCATGCCGCCTGAAATTTCACGCGGCAGTTTGTTTTGCGCTGGCAGCAGCCCCACCAGTTCAAGCGCCGCCCGCGTGCGCTGCTCCAGTTGCGGGCGCTTTTCCGTGGAACCGAACACGCGCTCCACCGCCAGGTAAACGTTCTGGAAGCACGTGAGCCAAGGCAGCAACGAATGGTTCTGGAACACCACAGCGCGGTCGGGACCGGGCCCGGTGATCTCGCGCTCGGCGCACAGCAGCACGCCACGGCTTGGCCGGGTCAAGCCCGCGATCAAATTCAACAAGGTCGATTTGCCGCAGCCGGAATGGCCGATCAGGGTAATGAACTCCCCCTGCTCGACCGTCAGGTCGATATCGCGCAGCGCCACGAAGTCGCCCTTGCGGGTGTGGAAGGTCTGGCCCACGTTTTCGATGCGAACGAATTTCTTCATGGCGCTATTCCTCGGTGTAGGTGAAGCGGCGGGCCAGGGCCACCAACAGGGTTTCCAACAGCAAGCCCACAATGCCGATTAGAAAAATGGCAATGACGATGTGCTCGACCTTCAGGTTGTTCCATTCATCCCACAGCCAGAAGCCGATACCCGTGCCCCCGGTCAGCATTTCGGCTGCCACGATCACCAGCCAGGCGGTGCCGATGGACAGGCGCACGCCCGTCAGCACATAGGGCAGCACGGCGGGCAGCAGCACTTTCGTGGTCAGCTTCCATTCGGACAGGTTCAGCACCCGCGCCACGTTCAGGTAGTCCTGCGGCACGCGCGACACGCCCACCGCGGTATTGATGATCATCGGCCAGATCGAACAGATGAAAATCGCCCAGATCGCGGCAGGGTCCGCGGCCTTGAACAGCAGCAGCCCCAGCGGCAGCCAGGCCAGCGGCGACACCGGCCGCAACAGGCTGACGATGGGGGAGAACATGGCGTTGATGGCGGCATAGCGCCCGATGGCGAAGCCCGCGGGAATACCGATCACCGCCGCCAGGCCAAAGCCGATGGCCACGCGCTCCAGCGAGGCCACAAGGTTCCAGCCTATGCCCTTGTCGTTGGGGCCGTTGTCGTAGAACGGGTCGGAAAACAGCGTCACGGCGGCATGCCAGGTCACCCCCGGCGTGGGGATCTCTGGAATCTGCATCGCGATCACCTGCCACATCAGCACAAACAACGCGAAGCCGGCCACCGGTCCGGCCACGGCTTTCAGCGCGGATTCCAGTTTCTCGCGGCCAGCGGCAACCAGTGCTTCGCCGCGGCCCACAGTCGTTACGGTAGAAGTCATAGCAAGCCCTCTTGTGGTTTTCCGGTCAGACCTTGACCTTGAATCCGTCGGCATAGGCCGCCGGGTTGCTGCCGTCCCACTTCACCCCGTCGATCAGCGTTGACGTGCGCGTTTCGCTGGTGGGCAGCGCCACGCCCGCGGCTTGCGCGGCCTGCTTGTAGAGGTCGATGCGGTTGATCTGCTTGGCCACCGCCAGGTAGTCCGGGTGCTCTTTCAAGAGGCCCCAGCGCTTGTGCTGCGTCAGGAACCACATGCCGTCGCTCAGGTACGGAAAGTTGGCCGATCCGTCGGCGTAAAAGCGCATGGCGTGCTCGTCCGTCCAGGTCTTGCCCAGGCCGTCCTGGTACTTGCCCAGCATGCGGTCCACGATGCCACTGGCGTCCGTGTTCACGTAGGACTTGGCGGCGATGGTTTCGGCCGTCTTCTGACGGTTGGCGGGCGAGGCGTCGATCCACTTGCCGGCCTCGAGGATGGCCGCGGTGACGGCGCGCGCCGTGTTCGGATTGCGCGCCACGAAATCCGCGCTGGTACCCAGCACCTTTTCGGGATGGTCCTGCCAGATGTCCTGCGAGGTCACGGCGGTAAAGCCGATCTTGTCCATGATGGTGCGCGCGCCCCAGGGCTCGCCCACGCAGAAGCCGTCCATATTGCCCACGCGCATGTTCGCCACCATCTGGGGCGGCGGCACGGTGATGACCTTGGCGTCTTTCATCGGGTTGATGCCATAGGCGGCCAGCCAGTAATACAGCCACATGGCGTGCGTGCCGGTCGGGAAGGTCTGCGCGAAGGTGTATTCGCGCTTGTCCGACGCCATCAGCTTGGCCAGCGATTCGCCGTCGCGCGCCCCACCTTCCAACACCTTGTTCGATAGCGAGATCGCCTGGCCGTTCTGATTCAGGCTCATCAAGACCGCCATGTCCTTCTTGGGGCCGCCGATGCCCAGGTGCACGCCGTACACCAGCCCATACAGCACGTGCGCCATATCGAGCTCGCCGTTCAGCAGCTTGTCGCGCACGGCCGCCCACGAGGCTTCCTTGGAAGGCGTGATGGTCACGCCGTATTTCTTGTCGATGCCCAGCACCGACGCCATCACCACCGATGCGCAATCGGTCAGTGGAATAAAGCCGATCTTCACCTCGGTCTTTTCCGGCGCGTCCGTGCCGGCCGCCCAGGCGCCGGCGCGCACCAGCGGATCAACCAGAGACAGCAGGCCGGCGCCCGCCACCGCGCGCGCCGTACCGCTCAACCACTTGCGGCGGCTGGCATTGGCACCCGCGTCCGCATGGGGGGCAAGGTCGGATGAGGGGCTACGTTGTACTGGCGTCATGCATGGCTCCTGGCAAAAAAAAACGTCCCGCGCGCCATGGAACCCAGTCCATTGGCGCAGCGGAACGTCGTTGTCCCTTGCCGCGTAGTGCGGCGCGTTGCGTCGGCGACCGCCGTTGGCCGCCCGATATCACTCAAGCAAACGCTGTGCCAGGCGCGTGGAAAATGCCCCTGAACACCCGGCAGGCCGCGCCGGCATTGGCGTTGCGATGAATCACGCATCACCGCGGCGTTGCCACCGTGTGCGCGGCGGAACCAAGTTGGTGCGCAATGCGTTGCGGCGGCGCACCAACGCTGTGCCGTCCACGCCCTGCCGCTGTGCGCGGCAAACTCGCCGCGCGTGCAATCCGGGATGGCATGGAACTTGCATGCACGACAGCATCGGGGGGATCACATGCTGAAGGTCATGCTGCTGAATGATGGCGAGGGACGCGCGGCGTCGCTGCGGCAAACGCTTGCCGCGGCCGGCGTACACGTGGTCTCGGAAGTGGCCCCCGGCACCGACCTGGCCACCGCCATCGCCCAGGCCGCCCCGGACGTGGTGCTGATCGACAGCGACGCCCCCGGGCGCGACACCCTGGAAAACGTCTGTGTGGCCAGCGCGCACAGTGATCGGCCAGTGGTGATGTTCACCGATGACGGCAACCGCGACACCATCCGCACCGCGTTGCGCGCGGGCGTGGCCGCATATGTGGTGGGCGACGTGTCGGCCGCCCGCATCGAACCCCTGCTGACCGTGGCGATTGAACGCTTCGCCATGGAAAAGTCGCGGCGCGAGGAACTGCGCGACGCGCAACTGCGGCTGGCCGAGCGCCAGTGGGTGGAAAAGGCCAAGGGCATCTTGATGAAGACGCGCTCGATTCCGGAAGAGGAAGCGCACCGGCTATTGCGTGACCGCGCCATGCAAAGCCAGAAGCGGTTGGGCGAGGTGGCCCGCGAAGTCGTCGAAATGAGCCAATGGTTGGGCAGCGCCTGACCAGATAAGTTCTGAATATAAGTTCTAGATATAAGGATTCAAGAAATCAAAAGTTGTGGGGATGTAAGCCCGTCCCTATCATCGGCTGATATTTTGCCGGGTACGCCCGAGGCGGGCACAAGATGAAGCTTTTCCCGATTTTTGCTGATCTGAAGGGTCGGCGGGTGCTGGTGGTGGGCGGTGGCGCGGT harbors:
- a CDS encoding ABC transporter ATP-binding protein; this encodes MKKFVRIENVGQTFHTRKGDFVALRDIDLTVEQGEFITLIGHSGCGKSTLLNLIAGLTRPSRGVLLCAEREITGPGPDRAVVFQNHSLLPWLTCFQNVYLAVERVFGSTEKRPQLEQRTRAALELVGLLPAQNKLPREISGGMKQRVGIARALAIEPGVLLMDEPFGALDALTRAHLQDELLKIVAKTRTTTIMVTHDVDEAVLLSDRIVMLTNGPAATIGDILSVPLPRPRDRVRLANDAMYLACRASVVDFLHRRHGNPERSQAAADINAELEREAEALESRDDAVRAVA
- the ntrB gene encoding nitrate ABC transporter permease translates to MTSTVTTVGRGEALVAAGREKLESALKAVAGPVAGFALFVLMWQVIAMQIPEIPTPGVTWHAAVTLFSDPFYDNGPNDKGIGWNLVASLERVAIGFGLAAVIGIPAGFAIGRYAAINAMFSPIVSLLRPVSPLAWLPLGLLLFKAADPAAIWAIFICSIWPMIINTAVGVSRVPQDYLNVARVLNLSEWKLTTKVLLPAVLPYVLTGVRLSIGTAWLVIVAAEMLTGGTGIGFWLWDEWNNLKVEHIVIAIFLIGIVGLLLETLLVALARRFTYTEE
- a CDS encoding CmpA/NrtA family ABC transporter substrate-binding protein, which translates into the protein MTPVQRSPSSDLAPHADAGANASRRKWLSGTARAVAGAGLLSLVDPLVRAGAWAAGTDAPEKTEVKIGFIPLTDCASVVMASVLGIDKKYGVTITPSKEASWAAVRDKLLNGELDMAHVLYGLVYGVHLGIGGPKKDMAVLMSLNQNGQAISLSNKVLEGGARDGESLAKLMASDKREYTFAQTFPTGTHAMWLYYWLAAYGINPMKDAKVITVPPPQMVANMRVGNMDGFCVGEPWGARTIMDKIGFTAVTSQDIWQDHPEKVLGTSADFVARNPNTARAVTAAILEAGKWIDASPANRQKTAETIAAKSYVNTDASGIVDRMLGKYQDGLGKTWTDEHAMRFYADGSANFPYLSDGMWFLTQHKRWGLLKEHPDYLAVAKQINRIDLYKQAAQAAGVALPTSETRTSTLIDGVKWDGSNPAAYADGFKVKV
- a CDS encoding ANTAR domain-containing response regulator, which produces MLKVMLLNDGEGRAASLRQTLAAAGVHVVSEVAPGTDLATAIAQAAPDVVLIDSDAPGRDTLENVCVASAHSDRPVVMFTDDGNRDTIRTALRAGVAAYVVGDVSAARIEPLLTVAIERFAMEKSRREELRDAQLRLAERQWVEKAKGILMKTRSIPEEEAHRLLRDRAMQSQKRLGEVAREVVEMSQWLGSA